A part of Streptomyces sp. NBC_01451 genomic DNA contains:
- a CDS encoding histidine phosphatase family protein, with amino-acid sequence MVRPRRIVLVRHGESMGNADDTVYEREPDHALALTERGWRQAEETGKRLREVFGQEQVSVYVSPYRRTHETLRAFSLNSDLVRVREEPRLREQDWGNWQDRDDVQLQKAYRDAYGHFFYRFAQGESGADVYDRVGGFLESLYRSFEAPDHPPNVLLVTHGLAMRLFCMRWFHWTVAEFESLSNPGNAEMRMLVLGSDGRYTLDRPFERWRDPESYGITG; translated from the coding sequence ATGGTAAGACCACGGCGCATCGTCCTTGTCCGGCACGGCGAGTCAATGGGCAATGCCGATGACACCGTTTACGAGCGCGAGCCGGATCATGCCCTCGCCCTCACCGAACGCGGCTGGCGACAGGCGGAGGAGACCGGCAAGCGGCTGCGCGAGGTGTTCGGGCAGGAGCAGGTGAGCGTCTACGTCTCCCCCTACCGCCGTACGCACGAGACCCTGCGCGCCTTCAGCCTGAACTCCGACCTCGTGCGCGTACGCGAGGAGCCCCGGCTCCGCGAACAGGACTGGGGCAACTGGCAGGACCGGGACGACGTACAGCTCCAGAAGGCCTACCGGGACGCCTACGGGCACTTCTTCTACCGCTTCGCCCAGGGCGAGTCCGGCGCCGACGTGTACGACAGGGTCGGCGGCTTCCTGGAGAGCCTCTACCGCAGCTTCGAGGCCCCGGACCATCCGCCCAACGTGCTGCTGGTCACCCACGGGCTGGCCATGCGGCTGTTCTGCATGCGCTGGTTCCACTGGACCGTCGCCGAATTCGAGTCGCTGTCGAATCCGGGGAACGCGGAGATGCGGATGCTCGTTCTCGGGAGTGACGGCAGATACACCCTTGACCGGCCGTTCGAGCGCTGGCGTGATCCGGAATCGTATGGAATCACCGGATAG